TTTGGCATTTCTGCGGCGTGGCAATCAACTTTAAAGTTGAGCAAAAATCGCTTGCACGTCCGCAGGAAATGCTTGTTATACCGCGGTTTAGTTTAGTAATTCAGGATGTTTTTTCAAATAAACCCAAGCCCAGGGTTGTATGTTGTAAGCAAAATATGCATCGGCTGTACCCAGACTTGAAGATCGAAATAAAATATTTTTTGCAACCAACCCCCCAGCTATTCCATCCATAGAACCTAACTGCAATGATTGTGTGTCTTGATCGAAATATTTTTTTAAAACTTTTTTCTCTGTAGAAGAAAGTGTTTTTAGTTGTTTAGAGTAAACTAATGTGTATCGCCAATCATTGATACTTCCCTGTATTGGTTCGAATAGAAAGGCTAAACCATTGGTTAGTAGTAAAATGCCAGAAACTAAAAAAACTCCTCCAATCCATCCTCTATAAGAATCGACAATTGATTTTAATCCAAGTTCATTAAGCCATGTTTCAGGAGAAAAAATCAAAACGCCAGATACCAGCAATATTGAAAACAAATATCGTGGCTTAAGCTTTAACCATTCTTTAATTGTTGATAACGAAATATCAGACATATCTAAGCTGCTT
This genomic stretch from Balneolales bacterium ANBcel1 harbors:
- a CDS encoding super-infection exclusion protein B, which codes for MSDISLSTIKEWLKLKPRYLFSILLVSGVLIFSPETWLNELGLKSIVDSYRGWIGGVFLVSGILLLTNGLAFLFEPIQGSINDWRYTLVYSKQLKTLSSTEKKVLKKYFDQDTQSLQLGSMDGIAGGLVAKNILFRSSSLGTADAYFAYNIQPWAWVYLKKHPELLN